In Cercospora beticola chromosome 3, complete sequence, the following proteins share a genomic window:
- a CDS encoding uncharacterized protein (MEROPS:MER0045095), producing MLRHRILFIDAYDSFSNSIVALLQAELPVTVESIKIDDARFVLNDEAFFDHLDGFDAVVAGPGPGHPANAKDVGLIGKLWCLPEEHLLPVLGICLGFQSLCLASGAKVERLKEPRHGIMTMVGHCHQDIYADTGRVVATQYHSLHVTLGQKSSVDDWGSSSQWEKSEKCPELVPLSWTSMSLPNGPTLMGVRHERKPFWGVQYHPESICTNSEGHKLMKNWWDKACEWRSQNRAVRPVQQLVTEPSTKVYDEKPLQSSPAVQWTQMDFEQLPNLALIMEMLQEQGVCEQPLLLESGTRNGKPVNAETGRFSIIGLPSASSKQYRFSTLDRYMEVASNGKVEQIPLQRVTDAFARIEDIMLSNKTTSGPPKSPFWGGLIGFISYEAGLQSIDVSAVGANRTHPDLWFVMAERSIVLDHVEHVAYLQTVRTSDDEWLRATQSLIVRLTEIPTSNGRSRGEKLVAHLTDGPEKQEYCQKVLDCQANLRAGESYELCLTDQSTLRTSAEPWTMYRQLRDRNPAPFSTFMRLQQNEGPGISIVGSSPERFLSWSRSGKCQFRPIKGTVKKTPDVTRAKAEELLASPKERAENLMIVDLIRHDLAGVKGIAKVDVPKLMSVEEYQTVFQLVSVIEGTVEGGSGISALAASLPPGSMTGAPKKRSCELLSEIEGGKPRGLYSGVLGYFDVGGGGDFSVVIRTAFKWDDEGDDWHVGAGGAITALSDPEAEWEEMLTKRESVLTALL from the coding sequence ATGCTACGACACCGGATCCTCTTCATTGACGCATACGATTCGTTCTCAAACTCGATAGTCGCACTACTTCAAGCCGAATTACCGGTCACTGTTGAAAGCATCAAGATCGACGATGCTCGCTTTGTCCTCAACGACGAAGCGTTCTTCGATCATCTAGATGGCTTCGACGCAGTAGTCGCAGGTCCTGGTCCCGGTCATCCTGCCAACGCCAAAGACGTTGGCTTGATTGGGAAGCTATGGTGTCTACCTGAGGAGCACCTGCTCCCCGTCTTGGGAATATGCCTTGGTTTCCAAAGCCTCTGCCTAGCATCTGGCGCCAAGGTTGAGCGACTCAAGGAGCCCAGACATGGCATCATGACTATGGTAGGCCACTGCCACCAAGACATATATGCTGACACCGGTCGAGTTGTTGCCACTCAGTATCACTCTCTGCACGTCACGCTTGGACAGAAGAGTTCTGTGGACGATTGGGGATCGTCGAGCCAGTGGGAGAAGTCGGAGAAATGCCCAGAACTCGTACCACTATCTTGGACCTCGATGAGTCTTCCAAATGGGCCTACTCTGATGGGTGTACGGCATGAGCGTAAGCCATTCTGGGGCGTTCAGTATCATCCCGAGTCCATCTGCACCAATAGCGAAGGCCATAAATTGATGAAGAACTGGTGGGACAAGGCTTGCGAATGGCGGAGTCAGAACCGCGCAGTAAGGCCAGTGCAACAACTTGTCACAGAACCTTCAACCAAAGTTTATGACGAAAAGCCTCTGCAGTCTTCCCCAGCGGTGCAGTGGACTCAAATGGACTTCGAACAGCTACCAAATTTGGCCTTGATAATGGAGATGCTGCAGGAACAAGGCGTTTGCGAACAACCATTGTTGCTCGAGTCGGGCACTCGCAACGGCAAACCAGTGAATGCGGAGACAGGACGCTTCAGTATCATTGGCCTTCCTTCAGCATCTTCCAAGCAGTATCGATTTTCCACTCTTGATCGCTACATGGAAGTGGCTAGCAACGGAAAAGTGGAACAAATACCGCTTCAACGCGTCACAGATGCATTTGCACGTATCGAAGATATTATGCTGTCAAACAAGACAACGAGCGGCCCTCCTAAATCTCCGTTCTGGGGCGGACTGATTGGCTTCATTTCATACGAGGCGGGCCTGCAGAGCATAGACGTATCAGCAGTCGGTGCCAACCGCACACATCCTGATCTCTGGTTTGTGATGGCAGAGCGAAGCATCGTTCTGGACCACGTCGAACATGTGGCTTACTTGCAGACGGTTCGTACCTCCGATGACGAATGGCTGCGAGCTACTCAGTCTCTCATTGTGCGACTCACCGAGATACCAACCAGTAATGGCCGGTCACGAGGAGAGAAGCTGGTAGCACATTTGACAGACGGACCTGAAAAACAGGAGTACTGCCAAAAGGTATTGGACTGCCAAGCAAACCTCAGAGCTGGCGAATCCTACGAGCTGTGCTTGACCGATCAATCCACACTTCGCACTTCTGCCGAACCATGGACCATGTATCGACAGCTCCGCGACCGCAACCCAGCTCCTTTCAGCACCTTCATGCGTTTGCAACAGAACGAAGGACCTGGCATATCCATTGTTGGCAGTAGTCCAGAGCGTTTCCTGTCATGGTCTCGCAGCGGTAAATGCCAGTTTCGGCCGATCAAGGGAACAGTCAAGAAAACTCCTGACGTGACTCGCGCCAAAGCAGAAGAGCTTCTGGCTTCTCCGAAAGAGCGCGCTGAGAATCTCATGATTGTCGATCTGATTCGCCATGATTTGGCAGGCGTGAAAGGCATTGCTAAGGTGGATGTTCCGAAGCTCATGTCGGTTGAAGAGTATCAGACCGTGTTCCAACTTGTATCTGTGATCGAGGGCACTGTCGAAGGAGGTTCTGGAATCTCAGCTCTTGCTGCCTCGCTACCACCTGGCTCTATGACTGGTGCTCCAAAGAAGCGATCCTGCGAATTGCTCTCTGAGATTGAAGGCGGCAAGCCTCGAGGCCTGTACAGCGGTGTTCTCGGCTACTTTGATGTCGGCGGTGGCGGTGACTTCTCGGTCGTAATACGTACCGCCTTCAAATGGGACGATGAGGGTGATGATTGGCATGTTGGTGCTGGAGGCGCGATCACCGCGCTGAGTGACCCAGAGGCGGAATGGGAGGAAATGCTGACGAAGCGCGAAAGCGTTCTCACGGCGCTCCTGTGA
- a CDS encoding uncharacterized protein (BUSCO:EOG09264IG5) translates to MIYTTQIVRLDGLTLVASVDDSQIQEVTELKQNIRQVIKKLTPSSEPRASIESSKYTIHYVLNDAVAYLAITERSYPKKLALTYLEDIRAEFQTSYKRDEIHDPQLRPYQYSEFDRFIERSKKTYQDSRATDNLSRLNDELKDVTQVMTKNIEDLLYRGDSLEKMGDMSSRLRDDSLKYKRAAVRINWELLLKQYGPFAGLGLLILLLLIWRFW, encoded by the exons ATGATCTACACCACGCAGATCGTGAGGCTCGACG GCCTCACGCTCGTGGCCTCTGTGGACGACTCCCAGATCCAGGAAGTCACAGAGCTCAAGCAGAACATCCGACAGGTCATCAAAAAGCTCACGCCCTCCTCCGAACCTCGCGCGTCCATCGAGAGCTCGAAGTACACCATTCA CTACGTCCTGAACGATGCGGTGGCATACCTTGCCATCACTGAGCGCTCTTACCCAAAGAAACTCGCCCTAACATACCTTGAGGACATCCGCGCAGAGTTCCAGACCTCGTACAAGCGCGACGAGATCCACGATCCGCAACTCCGGCCGTACCAGTACTCCGAATTCGACCGCTTCATTGAACGCTCGAAGAAGACCTACCAGGATTCGCGGGCGACGGACAACCTCAGCAGGCTGAACGACGAGCTGAAAGATGTCACACAGGTCATGACCAAGAACATTGAGGATTTGCTATACCGAGGAGACTCGCTGGAGAAAATGG GCGATATGTCGTCCCGGCTCCGAGACGACTCTCTCAAGTATAAGCGGGCCGCTGTCCGGATCAACTGGGAACTGCTGCTCAAACAATACGGCCCCTTCGCTGGGCTAGGACTTCTCATTTTGCTTCTTCTCATTTGGCGCTTTTGGTAA
- a CDS encoding uncharacterized protein (CAZy:AA9) produces MPAFAQLAALAVAAAPALVSAHGHVSGIISGGKYYAGTTPEWFYQQTKPNTAGWYANNQDNGFVEPASYSSSDIACHKGATPGTNSVPVTAGDTIELQWNTWPDSHHGPVINYLAPVDGEFTSATAGDLEFFKIGSGGLIDGSTPPGKWESDTLLANNFTGEVTIPSDIAPGNYVLRHEIIALHSAGQENGAQNYPQCINIEVTGSGSAKPAGVAATALYKAADPGITINIYQTLDSYEIPGPAPYGGSGSGSTGGSTGGSTGGNTGSGSGAGNSTEGSAPSNTTSALPQRTHSRDFCQ; encoded by the exons ATGCCTGCCTTCGCACAGCTCGCCGCTCTCGCGGTTGCCGCCGCTCCAGCTCTGGTCAGCGCCCACGGTCACGTTTCTGGTATCATCTCCGGCGGAAAGTATTATGCCGGTACCACTCCAGAATGGTTCTACCAGCAGACGAAGCCAAACACTGCTGGTTGGTACGCCAACAACCAGGACAACGGCTTCGTCGAGCCAGCTTCCTACAGCTCTTCCGACATTGCCTGCCACAAGGGCGCCACCCCTGGCACCAACAGCGTTCCGGTCACCGCTGGTGACACCATTGAGCTCCAGTGGAACACCTGGCCAGACAGCCACCACGGCCCAGTCATCAACTACCTTGCCCCTGTGGATGGCGAGTTCACCTCTGCTACCGCTGGTGACCTTGAGTTCTTCAAGATTGGATCTGGTGGTCTCATCGATGGCTCTACTCCACCAGGAAAATGGGAGTCTGACACTCTCCTTG CCAACAACTTCACTGGTGAAGTGACCATCCCAAGCGACATCGCCCCAGGCAACTACGTCCTCCGTCACGAGATCATTGCTCTCCACTCTGCTGGTCAAGAGAACGGCGCCCAGAACTACCCACAGT GCATCAACATCGAGGTCACTGGTTCCGGCTCCGCTAAGCCAGCTGGTGTTGCTGCTACTGCCCTCTACAAGGCTGCCGACCCAGGCATCACCATCAACATCTACCAGACCCTCGACAGCTACGAGATCCCAGGCCCAGCCCCAtacggcggcagcggctCTGGCAGCACTGGTGGCAGCACTGGCGGTAGCACCGGCGGCAACACCGGCAGCGGCTCTGGCGCTGGTAACAGCACTGAGGGTAGCGCCCCAAGCAACACCACCTCTGCCCTTCCTCAGCGCACTCACTCCCGTGACTTCTGCCAGTAG
- the ATG8 gene encoding ubiquitin-like protein atg8 (BUSCO:EOG09265BTA), which yields MRSKFKDEHPFEKRKAEAERIRQKYADRIPVICEKVEKSDIATIDKKKYLVPADLTVGQFVYVIRKRIKLSPEKAIFIFVDEVLPPTAALMSSIYEEHKDEDGFLYITYSGENTFGELA from the exons ATGCGCTCCAAGTTCAAGGACGAGCACCCCTtcgagaagcgcaaggccgaAGCTGAGCGCATCCGCCAGAAGTACGCCGACAGAATCCCA GTCATCTGCGAGAAGGTCGAGAAGTCGGACATCGCTACcatcgacaagaagaagtatctCGTACCAGCCGATCTCACTGTCGGCCAGTTCGTGTACGTGATCCGCAAGCGCATCAAGCTCAGCCCAGAGAaggccatcttcatcttcgtggaCGAGGTGCTGCCACCAACCGCCGCGCTCATGAGCTCCATCTACGAGGAACAcaaggacgaggatggcTTCCTCTACATCAC GTACTCGGGCGAGAACACATTCGGTGAGCTCGCATAA
- a CDS encoding uncharacterized protein (BUSCO:EOG09261S7X) — protein MLCQCPKLTPLQTRLVASLGALALIVLVYWSLSNPHFAYAAELAYDGTGQLRGGEDHNWHRIRESENEDGINEGEERATGKKGASTLAKRQSAEAAQISGNNIGTPYNVYPGNTTIFLYPNRFLAANRTEKGPGLPNDLTGKRDVHSQHAELRKRQDSNTDRTIYISANVCSQPTNNTEVASLSPGQLTLYVSTTSENQAPGPGGRNNTQTVHPFRGGFVNASVPNASGDWYMAVHAPGLPEGFTGFWNLELAVSIDDYFHAAEFNDPFLYQVDTDINSALLVTDNLTQAAPDDPVYQEWLDLAAPFSLFVSNKNLTGLVGMENSYCGLQNFIRANKQLKADQNDLSGNETNISMGMITRGLGRKPKEQFYVDNLNGSSEYNAYLALDGNSTASGDGVVGGGGKVWKAVPFRTKTDGNCQLLFNLTFCDEVAYAVPANPNNPDVGTFEALQEFYENYTLKWYAPFNYTLAQIPCNTTSESKYSLAKGCDDCAAAYKEWLCAVSIPRCEDFSNMADHLQIRNVGQPFYNNNSMLSDTKLNENYINMEDAPTVDGTIAFDQTLISSFATNQSRNSAIDETIKPGPYKEVLPCEDLCYSLMQSCPASMQFACPYPGRGLERGYGKRTGDLTCSYLGAVYYLGDGTNVQLSLMRTIVVAALTAFAIALI, from the coding sequence ATGCTATGCCAATGCCCCAAACTCACGCCCCTCCAGACCCGTCTCGTTGCCTCTCTGGGCGCACTTGCGCTCATTGTGCTGGTCTACTGGTCACTGTCGAATCCGCACTTCGCATACGCCGCTGAGTTGGCATATGATGGGACCGGGCAGCTGAGGGGCGGCGAAGACCACAACTGGCATCGGATACGAGAGTCGGAAAATGAAGACGGCATCAATGAGGGTGAAGAGCGAGCGACTGGCAAGAAGGGTGCGTCGACACTAGCCAAGAGACAAAGTGCAGAGGCAGCGCAGATCAGCGGCAACAACATTGGCACGCCTTACAATGTATACCCAGGCAACACGACTATCTTTTTGTACCCCAACCGCTTTCTGGCGGCCAATCGCACTGAGAAAGGACCTGGGCTTCCAAATGACTTGACTGGAAAGCGGGATGTCCATTCACAGCACGCGGAGCTGCGCAAGCGACAAGACAGCAATACGGACCggactatctatatctctgCAAACGTGTGCTCGCAACCAACGAATAATACAGAGGTCGCCTCTCTGTCCCCAGGTCAGCTTACACTTTATGTGTCCACCACCTCTGAGAACCAGGCTCCCGGACCGGGCGGGCGCAACAACACGCAGACCGTTCATCCTTTTAGAGGTGGATTTGTGAACGCATCCGTGCCCAATGCCAGCGGCGACTGGTACATGGCCGTGCATGCTCCCGGTCTGCCAGAAGGTTTTACTGGCTTCTGGAACCTCGAGTTGGCAGTCTCCATTGACGACTACTTCCATGCTGCTGAGTTCAACGATCCATTCTTATACCAGGTCGATACGGACATCAACTCCGCACTCTTGGTCACGGACAACCTGACGCAAGCTGCGCCCGATGACCCTGTCTATCAAGAGTGGCTAGATCTAGCAGCGCCGTTCAGTCTGTTCGTCAGCAATAAAAATCTTACCGGCTTGGTCGGGATGGAGAACTCATATTGCGGCCTGCAAAACTTCATACGCGCCAACAAACAGCTGAAGGCTGATCAGAACGATTTGTCAGGCAATGAGACGAACATATCCATGGGTATGATCACGCGCGGTCTGGGACGCAAGCCAAAGGAACAGTTCTATGTCGACAATCTCAATGGTTCGAGTGAATACAATGCGTACCTTGCCCTTGACGGCAATTCAACGGCATCTGGCGACGGCGTTGTAGGTGGTGGCGGCAAGGTCTGGAAAGCTGTTCCGTTCAGGACGAAGACGGATGGCAATTGTCAACTGCTCTTCAACTTGACGTTCTGCGACGAAGTGGCGTACGCCGTTCCTGCGAACCCAAATAATCCCGATGTCGGGACGTTCGAAGCCCTGCAGGAATTTTACGAAAACTATACTCTGAAGTGGTATGCGCCTTTCAACTACACCTTGGCGCAAATCCCGTGCAATACGACTTCTGAGTCCAAATACTCACTGGCCAAAGGCTGCGATGACTGTGCAGCAGCGTACAAAGAGTGGCTGTGCGCTGTTTCCATACCTCGATGCGAGGACTTCTCGAACATGGCGGATCACTTGCAAATACGTAATGTTGGACAACCTTTCTACAACAACAATTCGATGCTCAGCGACACGAAGCTGAACGAGAATTATATTAATATGGAAGACGCCCCTACAGTTGATGGCACCATCGCTTTTGATCAGACCCTCATTTCGAGCTTCGCCACCAATCAGTCGCGAAATTCCGCAATCGATGAAACCATCAAACCCGGGCCGTACAAAGAGGTGCTGCCCTGCGAGGACCTGTGCTACAGCCTGATGCAAAGCTGCCCTGCATCCATGCAATTCGCTTGTCCCTATCCTGGCCGAGGGCTGGAAAGAGGATATGGGAAACGAACTGGTGACTTGACTTGCAGCTATCTGGGTGCAGTCTATTACTTGGGTGACGGAACGAACGTGCAACTATCCTTGATGAGGACAATAGTGGTGGCAGCACTGACGGCATTTGCGATTGCCTTGATATGA
- a CDS encoding uncharacterized protein (BUSCO:EOG09261M78) — protein MAGDEELDAVALKNKGNEAFKAHDWPAAVDYYTKAIEKDGTQVAFYTNRAQANLKLEAYGYAIADATKAIELDPESVKAYYRRAVANTAILKHQDAIHDWKIVVRKNPGDKLARAQFDACNKMVKRDAFLKAIEVADAPSAAEGLDLENMVVEEAYDGVRLKDEMTQEFIEDMIQRFKDGKKIHKKYVYQIIIAVKDIVYNEPTMVETHVDSDVKLTVCGDTHGQYFDLIEIFRLNGFPSDKHHYLFNGDFVDRGSWSSEIALLLYSYKWLYPKSFFLNRGNHETDDMNRMYGFEGECKHKYNERVFKLFSESFSALPLATLIGDKYLVLHGGLFSDDQITLDDIRKLNRHNQRQPGQEGLMMEMLWTDPQTSPGRGPSKRGVGLQFGPDITKRFCEKNGLEAIIRSHEVRMEGYEVEHDGRCITVFSAPKYCDSTENKGAYINIGSDYKLDFHKFDAVPHPDIKPMAYAGNQMQSMMGM, from the coding sequence ATGGCGGGGGATGAAGAGCTGGACGCCGTTGCGCTGAAGAACAAGGGCAATGAAGCATTCAAGGCGCATGACTGGCCGGCTGCTGTCGACTACTACACCAAGGCTATCGAGAAGGATGGTACGCAGGTCGCCTTCTACACAAATCGCGCACAAGCCAACCTGAAGCTCGAGGCGTACGGCTACGCGATTGCCGATGCAACGAAAGCGATAGAGCTCGACCCAGAGTCCGTCAAAGCATACTATCGGAGAGCTGTGGCGAATACCGCCATACTGAAACACCAAGATGCCATACATGACTGGAAGATTGTTGTGCGCAAGAATCCGGGGGATAAGCTCGCAAGAGCGCAGTTTGATGCATGCAACAAAATGGTCAAGCGGGATGCGTTCCTCAAGGCCATTGAAGTCGCAGACGCCCCGTCCGCCGCCGAGGGGTTGGACTTGGAGAACATGGTTGTGGAGGAAGCATACGATGGCGTGCGCCTGAAGGACGAAATGACACAAGAGTTCATCGAGGACATGATACAGCGCttcaaggatggcaagaagattCACAAGAAGTATGTCTACCAGATCATCATCGCAGTCAAGGACATTGTGTACAACGAGCCTACCATGGTAGAGACACATGTGGATTCCGATGTCAAGTTGACAGTCTGCGGAGACACACATGGTCAGTACTTCGATCTTATCGAAATTTTCAGGCTCAACGGCTTCCCTTCGGACAAACACCACTACCTTTTCAACGGAGACTTCGTCGATCGAGGATCTTGGTCGTCAGAGATCGCACTTTTGTTGTACAGCTACAAGTGGCTGTATCCCAAGTCGTTCTTCTTGAACCGTGGCAACCACGAAACGGACGACATGAACCGAATGTACGGATTCGAAGGCGAGTGCAAACACAAGTATAACGAACGTGTGTTCAAGCTCTTCTCCGAATCTTtctctgctctgccgctCGCCACTTTGATCGGAGACAAGTATCTGGTTCTTCACGGCGGCCTGTTCTCAGATGATCAGATCACACTCGATGACATTCGAAAACTGAACAGACACAATCAACGCCAACCTGGCCAAGAAGGTCTGATGATGGAGATGTTGTGGACAGATCCGCAGACTTCGCCAGGCCGTGGACCATCCAAGCGCGGTGTTGGACTGCAATTTGGTCCGGATATCACCAAGCGCTTCTGTGAGAAGAACGGCCTGGAGGCCATCATCCGCAGTCACGAAGTCCGCATGGAGGGCTACGAGGTCGAACACGACGGCAGATGTATCACTGTCTTCTCGGCGCCAAAGTACTGTGACTCCACAGAGAACAAGGGCGCATACATCAACATCGGAAGCGACTATAAGTTGGACTTCCACAAATTCGACGCGGTGCCACATCCCGATATCAAGCCGATGGCTTACGCCGGAAATCAGATGCAGTCCATGATGGGGATGTGA
- a CDS encoding uncharacterized protein (BUSCO:EOG09265BBJ), producing the protein MSGVPRGLRACLVCAFVQPYTKWSRSGCPNCEDFLEMKNSSDTIGDCTSEVFEGLVTVNDTSTGWVSRWLRISGFVPGVYATKVNGVLPEEYVAAAENAGIQYIPRDGSGNEDDV; encoded by the exons ATGTCGGGCGTCCCTCGTGGGCTTCGCGCTTGCTTGGTCTGCGCGTTCGTACAACCCTATACCAAGTGGAGTCGATCTGGCTGTCCCAACTGCGAAGACTTCCTCGAGATGAAGAACAGCAGCGATACGATTGGCGACTGCACTTCTGAGGTGTTCGAAG GTCTTGTGACAGTGAATGACACGAGCACGGGCTGGGTGAGCAGGTGGCTGCGCATTTCAGGATTTGTGCCAGGCGTGTATGCGACGAAGGTGAACGGAGTG TTGCCGGAAGAGTACGTTGCGGCTGCAGAGAACGCCGGCATTCAGTACATACC GCGAGACGGCAGTGGCAACGAGGACGACGTATAG
- a CDS encoding uncharacterized protein (MEROPS:MER0004246~BUSCO:EOG09263IMF) — translation MAWFTEAPPAISERTALLCGLLFTAIFIAPFYLSPTLRATPLASRDAPAVIKARIRAVGLTCIASTVIAVYVLVSRGHATPRDVLRLLGVWPVDFLDCARTLALLSVLFIGPLYETILVDSGWRLWNLATFREKFFTDLRGLRNNVVAPWAEEWVFRSLVISLYLLAKVSPQRIIFTTPLIFGAAHVHHLIEFVRNGNAPLGQVILIGLVRSLFQLTYTTIFGFFVAFVYLRTGNVFAAVTAHTFCNFMGFPRMMGRVGQVEYEGYEVTPDVAQGKRDDGANEVKLSSIHQPQNVRNIGIQWTIVYYMLLVAGSYGFYELLWQLTESPNALASI, via the coding sequence ATGGCCTGGTTTACAGAAGCGCCGCCTGCCATCTCCGAGCGAACAGCCCTGCTCTGTGGCTTGCTCTTTACTGCAATCTTCATCGCGCCATTCTACCTCAGCCCAACACTCCGCGCCACACCACTAGCCTCACGAGATGCCCCAGCTGTCATCAAAGCACGAATTCGGGCAGTTGGCCTGACTTGTATTGCCTCGACCGTTATTGCCGTCTACGTTCTGGTGTCTCGGGGCCATGCAACACCACGAGACGTCCTCCGCCTGCTTGGTGTCTGGCCGGTAGACTTTCTCGATTGCGCCAGGACACTAGCGTTGCTATCGGTTCTCTTCATAGGACCCTTGTACGAAACCATCCTCGTCGATTCTGGATGGAGACTATGGAACCTCGCGACCTTCAGAGAAAAGTTCTTCACCGATCTGCGAGGTCTAAGGAACAATGTCGTGGCGCCATGGGCCGAAGAATGGGTGTTCAGATCGCTGGTCATATCACTGTACCTCCTGGCTAAGGTGTCGCCGCAACGAATCATATTCACGACACCTCTCATCTTTGGAGCGGCTCATGTTCATCACCTGATTGAGTTCGTCCGAAATGGGAATGCACCACTGGGACAGGTCATCCTGATAGGACTTGTGCGCAGTTTGTTTCAGCTGACATATACGACGATCTTCGGCTTCTTTGTTGCATTTGTGTATCTGCGCACTGGCAACGTATTCGCGGCAGTCACGGCGCATACCTTCTGCAATTTTATGGGATTCCCAAGAATGATGGGTAGAGTGGGACAAGTGGAATACGAGGGATACGAAGTGACACCCGATGTTGCGCAGGGAAAGCGGGATGATGGTGCGAATGAGGTGAAGTTGTCGAGCATTCACCAGCCGCAGAATGTGCGCAATATTGGGATTCAGTGGACAATAGTCTACTACATGCTACTCGTTGCGGGCTCGTATGGCTTTTATGAGCTGCTGTGGCAGTTGACGGAAAGTCCAAACGCTCTAGCCTCGATATAA